The DNA segment GAGTCCTCCTACGGAGCCGGCTTGGAGCCGTTGCAGTTGTGAAACCTAGTATAGCCGAGCTTATGGAGGGGTTCTACGAAAGGAGGACACAGGTTATCTACCCAAAGGACTCAGGGTTGATAGCGATCCTAGCCGGCGCCAGGCCGGAAGCGAGGCTACTTGAGGCGGGGGTGGGGAGCGGTTTTCTAACAACAGTCCTTGCTATGGGGCTCTGCCCCACAGGCAGGCTGATAGGCCTGGACGTTAAACGTGAGAACCTGGAGGCTGCGCGGAGAAACCTGGAATCCGCTGGCCTCCTGGACTGTGTTGACCTGAAGCTGGGAGACGTTAGAGACCCCGCTGCCGTGGAGGGCGTAGGACCTCTGGACGGCGTTGTGCTAGACATGCCAGACCCTTGGAGCGCCCTGGAGAGCCTCGGGCCCGAGGTTAAGCCTAGTGCTGTGGCGGTGGCTTTCGTACCTACGTCGACCCAGCTGGAGAAACTTCTGGATCACCTACCCGGCGGATGGATGCTACAGGGGGGTGTTGAGACCATGGCAAGGACTATAAACTTGTCTCCAGGGGCGGTTAG comes from the Aeropyrum camini SY1 = JCM 12091 genome and includes:
- a CDS encoding tRNA (adenine-N1)-methyltransferase encodes the protein MGADGCEVVAEGCPAVLIAESMKGERRSYYIRISAESTYSTIAGVIAARKILGKPWGVLLRSRLGAVAVVKPSIAELMEGFYERRTQVIYPKDSGLIAILAGARPEARLLEAGVGSGFLTTVLAMGLCPTGRLIGLDVKRENLEAARRNLESAGLLDCVDLKLGDVRDPAAVEGVGPLDGVVLDMPDPWSALESLGPEVKPSAVAVAFVPTSTQLEKLLDHLPGGWMLQGGVETMARTINLSPGAVRPGEWLASFTGYIVVLRRVVQG